The sequence below is a genomic window from Brevibacillus agri.
AAGCTGGTCTTTAACCGGATCGTTTCGCTGAAAAGCTCGTTCGAACTGCCAAAAGCGTAGTACAGGCGCAGGCTGTGACAAACACAAAAACGCTGTTGCGGCATGGGAAAACCGTGTGCAACAGCGTTTTTTCATCAGGCAAGGCGTGGAACTTTTCTCATTCGCGTGTATAATTATTCGTGTTGCACCAGAGAAGGAGGACAGGCAGTGAATGGGGGAGCAGAGCTTACACGCAGCTTGAAGCTGTGGCATATCGTCGTAATTGGCCTGGGGTACATGGCTCCGATGGCCGTCTTTGACACTTTTGGCATTGTAGCCGAGGAAACCGGTGGACACGTTCCTGCTGCCTACGCAGTGACGCTGCTCGCCATCCTGTTTACCGCCGCGAGCTACGGGAAAATGGTCCGCGCGTTCCCGTCGGCAGGGACCGCGTACACGTACACGCAGCAAACGATCCATCCGTATGCGGGATTTTTGGTCGGATGGGCGTCGCTGCTCGATTATTTGTTTTTGCCCATGATTAACGCCCTGCTGACAGGGGTGTATTTATCGTCCGTCTTCCCCGAGGTGCCGACCAGGTGGTGGATTATCGGATTTATCGCACTGATTACATTATTGAATGTGTTCCGGGTCACCGTGACGGCTTCTGTCAACTCGTTTCTCGTGCTGTTTCAAATCGCCTTTGTCATTTTGTTCGCGGGGTTGTCCATTCGCAGTCTGGTTCAGGGAGAGGGGCTTGGGCACGTATTCAACATCCAGCCGTTCTTCTCGCCCGATCTGTCCGTAGTCGCGTTACTGTCGGGCGCCTCGATTCTTTGCTTTTCCTTTTTGGGCTTCGATGCCGTGACCACGCTGACCGAGGAAACGGTCGAGGCCAAAAAGACGATTCCCCGGGGGATTTTGCTGGTCGCGCTGGCAGGGGGAGCGCTGTTCATTACCGCTTCGTACTTTATGCAATCGTTGTTTCCTGATGTTTCTGTATTGTCTGACCCCGAAGCGGCCTCCGCGGAAATCGCGCTGTTTATCGGCGGCTCCGTGTTTCAGCTACTGTTTTTGGCGGCAGCGCTGTCTTCTACGCTCGCCTCCGGGCTTGTGTCGGTGACCAGCGTCACGCGGCTTTTGTACGCGATGGGGCGGGACGGCTATTTGCCGCGAAAATGGTTTGGCTATGTGCATCCGAAGCTGAAAACGCCTTTGCTCAACGTCCTTTTGGTCGGGACGCTGATGCTGTCCGCGCTCTACCTGGACCTGTTGACCGCGACGTCGTTCATCAACTTCGGGGCGCTGATCGCCTTCAGCTTTGTCAACCTGAGTGTCATCGCCTACTATCTCAGGCTCAAGCAGGAAAGGCGCATGGCCGATTGGTGGGGCTATCTGCTGGCGCCGCTGATCGGGACCGCTTTTATCGCGTTTTTATGGATCAGTCTTGATATCAAGTCGATGATGCTCGGACTGTTGTGGACGTTTGTCGGCCTTGTTTATTTGTTTTATTTGGTCAAAATCAAGGGAGCCAGGCTGGAGCTGGTGAAATTCGATGAGTAGCAGCTTCACAGACGAAAGCGGGGATGAAAGGAGCGCGGGCAAAATGAAGAGGGGAACCGGAGCGAGTGTAGTGCGGACAAGCCGCATCCCGATCGCGGGAGGGGAGCTGGAATACAGCGTAACAGGCAGAGCGGATGCCCCTGTGCTGTTGCTGCTCGCCGATGAAACGAAGCTGCCTGATGAAGCGCAGCGGACCTTTTGCCGGGAAGCCGCTGTCCGTTATCAGCATGCCGTACCGCAGGCAAAAGTGAGGACGATACCGGATTCGCTTCATTTGCTGATGGTGACTCATCCACAGGAGACGGTGAAGGCCATCGATGAATTTTTGCATAGCTAAAGGGAAAGGGACAAGCGCGCGCTGCTTGTCCCTTTTTGTCTTGACCAATGGCTTGACGCAGCCATGTTTTCTCATGAACTGGCCGGTCAGCGCTTGCCGGTCTGTCTATCGCTTCGCCTCGCGGAAGAGCCTGTCCAGCTCGTCCGCCATTTTTTTGTCCCGGTTGTTGTCTCGCAAATGTTTTTTCACTTTTTCCAGCGAGTCGATCCCTTTTTTCGAGTTGACCGTCCAGACTTTCGCATCGGTGCCGTACAGGCGCTCTACGACGGTGCGCGCTTGCGTAAACAAAGCGTTCCGATCGCTGGTGCCCAGCACGCCTGTCGTGTTGGTTCTCGCCTTCGCCCCTGCGATGCCGTTCGCCGTATCGTTGCCTCTGCTGCTGCTGCCCGCATAGCTGCTCAGCAGGTGGGACTGCATCGGGTCCATCGAATTGATCGAAGCCTGGTTGGCGGTCGTCGGCGCAAGAAAAATAGCATCGCCGACGATCAATGCCTGGATGCCGTGAACTCCGGCTGCGCCGAGCTGTGCTTCCAGCTTGGTCGAGGGGCCGCCGCTGTGCAGATGCGAGCTGCCGATGGAGCTGTACACGCCGTTGCCCATTCCGCTGAAAGTCGTGCCGTGAGAGTTGGTTGTCAGCTTTTTGTCGCGGTCTACGCTGGGAATGACCGTCTCGCCCGCTCTGTCCGGATGTACGGTATGTGTCCGGGCCGGTTCTTGCGGCGCAGCCTGGTTGTTGCAGGCCGAAAGCAGAAGCGCGATGCCCAATCCGGTGCTGCCCACCCATGTTCCTAAGCGTTTCATCGTAATCCCTCCAACTGTTGCTATATAGGTAACCATATCCTTTGTTTGCCTCTGGAAACTATGTGTGGAGCATGTTGGGAAAATTTCCGGGAAATGCGTTTAGCCTGTCGAAAAAATGCGCAAACCAAGGGAAGAGAGAACTGGAGGTGGTAGATTTGGCAGAATCAAACAACAGGCATGAGCAGCCAGTGTCGCGTCGGCACTTTTTGAAAAACACTGGTCTGGTGCTCGGTGGTCTGGTTGTCGGGGGAGTGGCAGGAAGCCTGCTCCGCAAGCCGGAAGCACCACCGCAACCGGGAGCGACACCGGCTCCTGCTGCCGATTATAATCAGGCGCTGATGTATTTCAGTCCGGAGCAGTTCAAGGTAGTGGACGCCGCATGCGAGCGAATTTTCCCCGAAGACGAGCTAGGCCCGGGGGCAAAAGCGTTGGGCGCGGCTTACTTCATCGACCACCAGTTGGCGGGCGATTGGGGGTTCAACTCGCGCGAATACATGCAAGGTCCGTTTTATCCGGGGGAAGTGACCCAGGGCTATCAGGGCAGGCTGAAGCGGCGGGAAATATTCGACATCGGAATTCAGGAGCTGAACAACTACAGCCAGTCTACACATGGCAAACGCTTTTACGAGATCACGCCTGAGCAGCAGGACGCCGTGCTGAAGGCGTTTGAGACAGACGAGGTGAAGCTGACCACGATCTCGGCCAGCGCTTTCTTCAAAATGCTGCGCGCCAGCACAATCGAAGGGATCTACGCTGACCCGCTGTACGGCGGCAATAAAAATATGGATGGCTGGAGATTAAAAAATTACCCAGGTAATCAGATGACCTATACACAGGTGATCGAGCAAGACAAATTCGTGAAGATGGAGCCCTTGAGTTTGCGGGATCATCAACACTGACAACACGGGGTGAAACAACATGGCCAAAAAATTGCCCAAAGTGGATGTCGTCATCGTGGGTGTAGGCTGGGGCGGAGGGATTATCGCCTCGGAGCTGACGAGGCAGGGGCTGACAGTCGTTGGACTGGAGCGAGGCAAAGAGCGGAAAACAGAAGATTACTTCATGGTACACGACGAACTGCGCTACGCGCTCCGCTATGAAATGATGCAGGACTTGTCCAAGGAAACGATCACCTTCCGCAGCAACACCAACGTTCGCGCGCTCCCCATGCGCTCGTACGGCTCTTTTTTGCTGGGAACGGGGCTGGGCGGATCGGGCGTTCACTGGAATGGCCACACGTTCCGGTTTTTGCCGTACGATTTTGAGATACGCAGCAAGACGGTCGAACGCTATGGCGAAAAGAAAATTCCCGAGGGCATGACGATTCAGGACTGGGGCATCACGTACGATCAACTGGAACCTTACTTTGACAAATTCGAGCGAATGGCGGGCATTTCGGGAGCAGAAAATCCGCTCGGGGGCAAACGTTCCCAGCCGTACCCGACGCCGCCGATGAAAACGACGCCGAGCATGAAGCTGTTTGAGGAAGCGGCGAAAAAGCTGAATTTGCATCCGTATCCGCTCCCGTCCGCGAACCTGTCGGAAGCGTACACCAATCCAGACGGTATTTCCCGGGCCGCCTGTCAATATTGCGGCTTTTGCGAGCGGTTTGGTTGTGAATACGGCGCGAAGGCAGACCCGGTTGTCACGGTCATTCCCGTGGCGAAGAAGACCGGGAAGTTCGAAATCCGCACGCATTCCCACGTGCGCCGCATTTTACATACGGGCAACAAAGCGACAGGCGTGCTGTACACGGATGTGACGACGGGCGAGGAAATCGAGCAGCCAGCCGATATCGTGGTGCTGACCAGCTACGTATTCAACAATGCCCGCTTGCTGCTGATGTCCAAGCTGGGCAGACCGTACGACCCGAATACAGGCAAGGGCGTCATCGGGAAAAACTACTGCTATCAGGTCATGCGCGGCGGAGCGACAGGCTTTTTCGAGGACAAAGAGTTCAACAACTACGCTGGCGCCGGCTCGCTCGGTATGGTGCTCGACGATTACAACGGCGACAATTTTGACCATTCCAGCCTGAACTTCATTCACGGTGCCAACATCAGCGTCTCCCAGTACGGCCAGCGCCCGATCGCCAACAACACGGTTCCGGAAGGCACGCCGAGCTGGGGCAAGGAGTTCAAGGCCGCTTCAATCAAATACGCGAACCGCACGGTCAACGTCGGGGCGCAGGGAGCTTCCATGCCGTTCCGCCATCATTTCCTCGATCTCGACCCGACGTACAAAGACGCCTTTGGCGATCCGCTGATGCGGATTACGTTTGACTTCGAGGAACAGGACAGGCAGTTGGCCGCCTTTTTGTCCGAGAAATGCGGGGAAATTGCCAGGGAAATGGGCGCCAGCAAAGTGGAGGTGCGCGGCAAACTGGGGCCTTACGATATTACCCCGTACCAATCGACGCACAATACAGGCGGGGTCATCATGGGGGCATCGCCGGAAACTTCTGCGGTCAACAACTACTTGCAAATGTGGGACGCGGAAAACGTGTTCGTCGTCGGCGCTTCCGCCTTTGCGCACAACAGCGGCTACAACCCGACAGGCACGATGGGGGCGCTCTCGTACCGCGCTGCAGAAGGAATTTTGAAGTACCACAAGAGCGGCGGCATCCTCGTCTAAGCCGTTTTTTTGCCCGTGCAAAACTTCATTGTCAGCTTTGCAAAAAGCCGTTAGTGTATCTGACGGCTTTTTCTCGTTCGAGGCCAAACTTTTTTTGCGAAAATGCGAAAACACCCCGCCGTGAGCAGCGGAAAAGGGCGGTTTGATGCGCTTTTTTCGTTGGCACGCTCCTTGCTACTACCATTCGCCAAAGGATGATGGAGAGGATCGCGAAAAAGGAGAGACGATGATGAAGACAAACGACTGGAAGCTGGACACCGCGATTATTCACACTGCTCAGGAGCCTTGCCGAAAGACTGGGGCGGTCGCGGCTGCTGTCGTGCCTGCGGTAGCCTACGCGTTTCCGGACGCGGATTCCGCTGCTGCCTGCGTGGCCGGAGAGCGGGCAGGGACGTACTACGGTCGGTACGGCAACCCGACGATTGAGACGCTGGAGCAAAAAATCGCCGCGTTGGAAAACGGCGAGGCCGCTTTGGGCGTATCGAGCGGCATGGCGGCCATTTCCGGGGCGCTGCTCGCTTTTTTGCAGCAGGGCGACCATGTGGTGTGTACACGGGACGTTTACGGCGGGAGCTACAAATTTCTGACGACGATGGCCCCGCGCTACGGGATCGCCGCCGATTTCGTCGATTGCACCGATTTGCAGGCGGTAGAGCGTTCGCTGCGCCTGAATACCCGCGTGCTCTACATCGAAACGCCATCCAATCCGTGCCTGACCGTGCTGGATATCGCCGCGCTGTCCCGTCTGGCCCACGCGCGGGGGATTGTCGTGATCGTGGACAATACGTTCATGACCCCGTACTTGCAGCGGCCGCTGGAATTGGGCGCTGACGTCGTCGTGCACAGCGCGACCAAATATTTGAACGGACACGGGGACGTCATTGCCGGGTTTATCGTCGGGAAACAAGAGCAGATTCAGTTCATGCGCAAACACATTATGGGCGACCTGGGACAAAACTTGAACGCCTGGGATGCTTTTCTTATTTTGCGCGGCTTGAAGACGCTCGGCTTGCGCGTTCGCCAGCATTGCCACAACGCCCAGGTTGTCGCGGAATATTTGGCGCAGCACCCGGCGATTTCCCGCGTCTACTACCCCGGCCTTGCGTCTCATCCGCAACACGAGCTGGCGCAACGCCAGATGGCGGGAATGGGCGGAATCGTCTCGTTTGAGGTCAAGGGAGGGTACGACGCGGCCAAATCTTTCATTAACGCGCTGCGTCTGGGTATGATATCGTTTAGCTTAGGAGATCCCGAAACGCTTGTCCAGCATCCCGCCTCGATGACGCATGCTTCTGTTCCCGTTGCGGACCGTCTTGCCTTCAACATCACGGACGGTTTGATTCGCCTGTCTACCGGGTTGGAGGATGCGCGCGACATTATTGCTGATCTAAAGCAGGCGCTTTCCCGCGTGCCTGCGGCGGATGCTGCGGGCAGAGGGTAAGGAACGCAACTTGGCAGGAGGGCCGCTCATGACCGAATTTTCCCGGATAGAGGAGTTCATTCAATCATACGCAGACAATATCGCCAAAGTGCTCGGGCTGGATGTCACGATCCTCGACGAGCAGGGGATACGGGTGAGCGGCACGGGCTACTATTCGGATCTGATTGGCTTGCCTGCGCCGGAAGGATCGTTTTTCCGGATGATTTTGCAGACCGGACAGCCGGGCATGATTTTTGACATGAAAAAGAACGACTCGCAGTGTATGAACTGCAAGTTTTTGCCGCAATGCCGGGAGCTGGCGACAATCGGTTTTCCGGTACACAAGCGGGAAAAGACGGTCGGCGTGATCGGCATTATCGGGTTTTCCCCCGAGCAAAAGGAAAAGATGCTGCACCATTCGGAAAAATGGATGCCTTTTTTGCAGCATACGAGCGCACTGATCGAGCACAAGCTGCTGGAACTGGACGCGGAGCGGGAAAAGGGCTGCAACATTCAGGAGGAAATGCCCCAGGCAGCGGTCAGCCCGGTGTACTTCGCCCAGCTCATCGGCGCTGATACGGGGTTGCGCGATGTGATCGCCAAGGCGAAAAAAGTGGCAAACAGCATCTCTACGGTGTTGCTCAGAGGGGAGAGCGGAACGGGGAAAGAGTTGCTGGCAAAGGCGATCCACAGCGAGAGCCAGCGAGCCAGACAGCCGTTTGTCGCCATCAACTGCGCGGCGATTCCCGAGACGTTGCTGGAAAGCGAGCTGTTCGGCTACGAAGGCGGGGCGTTCACAGGCTCGCGGCGCGAAGGCAAGCCGGGCAAATTCGAGTTGGCGCACAAAGGCACGATTTTTCTCGATGAAGTAGGCGATATCCCGTTGTCGTTGCAGCCGAAGCTGCTGCGCGTCCTCCAGGAAAAAACGGTCGACCGGGTCGGCGGCGTCAAGACGCTGGAGGTGGACGTCCGGGTCATTGCGGCTACGCACAAAGATTTGGAGAGCATGGTCAGAGAGGGGACGTTCCGCGAAGATTTGTACTACCGGCTGAACGTCATTCCGCTTCGCCTGAAGCCGCTGCGCGAACGGCGCGAGGACATCCCGCTTTACTTGCAGCATTTTTTGTATCGGTACGGGACGATTTTGCAAAAAGGCAGGCTGGAACTGGACGCCGGACTTGCCAGGCGGCTTGTCGCGTACGATTGGCCGGGAAACATCCGCCAGTTGGAAAATGCCGTGGAATACATGGTCAACATGGCAGAGGGGCCGACGATTGGCGATGCGGAGTTGCCGGAGTACTTGCTCACAGGCGAGGAGACGGTGGACGCTGAAAAGGCGGGAGCGGGGCTGGAGCAGTTGCTGGCTGATTACGAGCGCGCCATTTTGCAAAAGCATCTGGCGGACGAAAGGCATAGCAAGGACAAGGCGGCAATCGCCAGCGAGCTGCAAATCAGCCTCTCTACGTTGTATCGGAAAATGGAAAAGTACGGCCTTGAATTGTAAAAAACCAGCCGCTGTTTCGAACGGGCTTGAACTGCGCCGCGAAACAGGGCTGGTTTTGTGCGATCAGGCAAAAGCTAGACTTGCGGTTGGCGAGGGTGTTTGCTTGCTTTCAGCTCATAATGACCGCTTTTGGAGCTGATGATGTACTCTGGCCGTTTTTGTTCCCGCGCTTTGCGGTGGCCTTCGAGATGAGGCTCGCTCAGCTCCCACTGCTTCCACGCTTCTTTCGATTCCCAGCGGATCATGACGACCACTTCTTCTTCGCCTTTGCGCGGCTTTTGCACGAAAATGCTCAAATCTACAAAGCCCGGAGCTTCTTCCACCACGCCTGGCTCTCCGAAGCCTTTTACGATTGCATCGGCGTACCCTTCCTGAACAACGATCGTCTTGATTTCGACCATCATGAGCAAAAACACCCTTCCCCTATTGAATGTTGTCTTTTCTCATCGTAGGGAGATGGATTCTCGAAGTCAATCGGAAGTTGTCCAGTTACTGGAAGTAAAAGAGGACAGCGGCTCCCCTAAATGCCGCTGTCCTCTTGGGTATATAGGAATAAGTGCTGCTTACAGCAAAGACTTCACTTCTCCTGTGTTCGGGTTGACCACGAACCAGCCGTATGTGCTGGTGTAGCTGTCTCCGGACTGGAAGTTGTTCACGACCGTTTGGTACACCTGAATGACGTAGTGTCCTTTTTCGTCATCGTGGTCATATTCGACTACGTGTGTAGGAGTGAGGCTGGCGGCGTATTTCTTTTTGACCAGCTCGACTGCTTCCATTTTCGAATACATTTTCGCAACCGGCAGCTTGCCGATGAAAATCGACTTGGTTTTGGCATCGTAAATGACTGGCTTGTTCAGGTTTTCTGCTACGAAGCGGATTGGCACGTACACGGAGTTTTTGTACATGATGCCCTGGACATCGCTGTTTGGCGATTTTGGCACGCCTTCAAAGTAGTAGGTAAACGGCGTTTTTGTGTCTCCTGCCACATCCGGATAGTTCGGAGCCGCAATGGCGATTCCCGAAAAGAGTGCTGAACCGACAATAATTCCCCCAAAAAATGATTTCAAGTCCCATTTCATGTCGAAAAACCTCTCCCTTTGTCTAAATCTTCCCAGAAAACATTATGTCAAAGATCATGGGAGAAAAGCTATCAAACGAGGGTAATAGGAAACATAGACTAAGAACGGGGGGAAAGATAGGACTGGCAGAGCCAGGTCCCGGGTGGGGGCAGGACGAAACGATGGTTCAGAGATTCGCCAGTCTGTGGTAAGGTAATAGAAAGAATAGCGGACAAGGTGAGGAAAATGGCAATATTGCAAAACGACTGGGCGCCGATATTGGCGGGGGAATTTGAGAAGCCGTACTATTTGAAGCTCCGCCAGATTTTGAAGGAAGAGTACCAGACGCGAACGATTTACCCGGACATGTATCATATTTTTACCGCGCTCCACCTGACGAGCTACGAGCAGGCCAAAGTAGTCATTTTGGGACAGGACCCGTACCACGGTCCGGGACAGGCACATGGTCTGAGCTTTTCCGTCAGGCCGGGCATCAAGCCGCCGCCGTCGCTCGTCAACATTTACAAGGAGCTGCAAAGCGATCTGAATTGCACCATTCCCGAGCACGGTTACTTGAGCCACTGGGCAAAGCAGGGCGTCATGATGCTGAATGCCGTGCTTACCGTGCGGGCAGGCAATCCTAATTCGCACAAGGGCATCGGCTGGGAGCAGTTTACCGATCAGATTATCCATCTGTTGAACGAGCGCGAGAAGCCGCTTGTGTTCATCCTGTGGGGAAGGCATGCGCAGGAGAAGGCCGCTTTTATTGATAAAACGAGACATTGCATCATCGCTTCGCCTCATCCAAGCCCGTTCTCGGCCAATCGCGGCTTTTTCGGCAGCCGCCCGTTTTCCCGAGCGAATGCGTTTTTGCGCTCGCAAGGAATGGAAGAGATCGATTGGCAACTGCCGCTGCACGTCGAAGAAGAATAGTCGCAAAAAAGGATCTGCACCGTTTGGTTGTAACGGCGCAGATCCTTTTTTTCCTGTGCGGCTCAATCCTTGCTTTTGATGACGAGCAGTTGGCCTGTAGCGACGTCAATCGTTCCTGTCTGTTCCGTGAGCACGTTGCTGATGCCGAGCGTGTCGCCGATGCGCAGCGTGGCGTTTTCCAGCGGATACATGAAGCCGCGCAAAGTAATGCCGCTGACTTCCGCCGTCAAAGGCAGCAGGGAGACGTGGGCAAAATGGTCCTGCTCGATGCGGCAATGGCTGTCGACCAGGCGAATTTCATTTCGCTCATCGACAATGCGGCAGGAAGCTTTCGCCTGCAATGCTTTGTGCAGCAGTTGGACGTTGGCGAGCGTATGATCGAAGCGCGAGCCAAGCACACCGAGCAGCACAATTTCCGCGGGCTTTTGCTGAATCGCCCAGGCGAGCGCCATTTCGGTATCGGTCAAATCCTTCATCACGGGGTCGCATGAAGAGACGTGTAGGCTGTGGCGCTCGATTTCCGCCATTTCTTCGGCTGTGACAGAGTCGAAATCGCCAATCGACAGGCGTGGCGCGAAGCCGTGGCGAACGAGGAACATTGCGCCCCGGTCGACGCCGACGAGCCAGTCGTCTGGGCGAATGTGGCGGATGGCCCAGTCACCCAGCTTCCCTCCTGCGAAAAGTAGGATGCGTGTTGGTTTCATGCTGCTGCCACCTTTTAATCCAATATCGTAGAGCGAAAAGTGCTTTGACAAGCGAGGCGATAGCCGGAGGCAAGCTTTTGGTCCAGCTTTTCCGATTCCTGCTTGGTCGGGGCATCGAGCAGAGAGGTGCCTGATACGACCAGGACACGGCACTTCCCGCAATAGCCCTGCCGGCATTTGTAGGAAAGCGGCTGCCCCTGTGCCAGTGCGGCTTGCAGCAGCGTCTGACAGGGGGCCTGTTCAACCGAAATCGTTTGGTCGTGCTGCTTGACCGTCACCTGTTTGCGCTTTATGGTAGTCTGGGGCTTGGTCTGAAGTCTG
It includes:
- a CDS encoding APC family permease, which gives rise to MNGGAELTRSLKLWHIVVIGLGYMAPMAVFDTFGIVAEETGGHVPAAYAVTLLAILFTAASYGKMVRAFPSAGTAYTYTQQTIHPYAGFLVGWASLLDYLFLPMINALLTGVYLSSVFPEVPTRWWIIGFIALITLLNVFRVTVTASVNSFLVLFQIAFVILFAGLSIRSLVQGEGLGHVFNIQPFFSPDLSVVALLSGASILCFSFLGFDAVTTLTEETVEAKKTIPRGILLVALAGGALFITASYFMQSLFPDVSVLSDPEAASAEIALFIGGSVFQLLFLAAALSSTLASGLVSVTSVTRLLYAMGRDGYLPRKWFGYVHPKLKTPLLNVLLVGTLMLSALYLDLLTATSFINFGALIAFSFVNLSVIAYYLRLKQERRMADWWGYLLAPLIGTAFIAFLWISLDIKSMMLGLLWTFVGLVYLFYLVKIKGARLELVKFDE
- a CDS encoding alpha/beta fold hydrolase; translated protein: MKRGTGASVVRTSRIPIAGGELEYSVTGRADAPVLLLLADETKLPDEAQRTFCREAAVRYQHAVPQAKVRTIPDSLHLLMVTHPQETVKAIDEFLHS
- a CDS encoding gluconate 2-dehydrogenase subunit 3 family protein encodes the protein MAESNNRHEQPVSRRHFLKNTGLVLGGLVVGGVAGSLLRKPEAPPQPGATPAPAADYNQALMYFSPEQFKVVDAACERIFPEDELGPGAKALGAAYFIDHQLAGDWGFNSREYMQGPFYPGEVTQGYQGRLKRREIFDIGIQELNNYSQSTHGKRFYEITPEQQDAVLKAFETDEVKLTTISASAFFKMLRASTIEGIYADPLYGGNKNMDGWRLKNYPGNQMTYTQVIEQDKFVKMEPLSLRDHQH
- a CDS encoding GMC family oxidoreductase → MAKKLPKVDVVIVGVGWGGGIIASELTRQGLTVVGLERGKERKTEDYFMVHDELRYALRYEMMQDLSKETITFRSNTNVRALPMRSYGSFLLGTGLGGSGVHWNGHTFRFLPYDFEIRSKTVERYGEKKIPEGMTIQDWGITYDQLEPYFDKFERMAGISGAENPLGGKRSQPYPTPPMKTTPSMKLFEEAAKKLNLHPYPLPSANLSEAYTNPDGISRAACQYCGFCERFGCEYGAKADPVVTVIPVAKKTGKFEIRTHSHVRRILHTGNKATGVLYTDVTTGEEIEQPADIVVLTSYVFNNARLLLMSKLGRPYDPNTGKGVIGKNYCYQVMRGGATGFFEDKEFNNYAGAGSLGMVLDDYNGDNFDHSSLNFIHGANISVSQYGQRPIANNTVPEGTPSWGKEFKAASIKYANRTVNVGAQGASMPFRHHFLDLDPTYKDAFGDPLMRITFDFEEQDRQLAAFLSEKCGEIAREMGASKVEVRGKLGPYDITPYQSTHNTGGVIMGASPETSAVNNYLQMWDAENVFVVGASAFAHNSGYNPTGTMGALSYRAAEGILKYHKSGGILV
- a CDS encoding trans-sulfuration enzyme family protein, giving the protein MKTNDWKLDTAIIHTAQEPCRKTGAVAAAVVPAVAYAFPDADSAAACVAGERAGTYYGRYGNPTIETLEQKIAALENGEAALGVSSGMAAISGALLAFLQQGDHVVCTRDVYGGSYKFLTTMAPRYGIAADFVDCTDLQAVERSLRLNTRVLYIETPSNPCLTVLDIAALSRLAHARGIVVIVDNTFMTPYLQRPLELGADVVVHSATKYLNGHGDVIAGFIVGKQEQIQFMRKHIMGDLGQNLNAWDAFLILRGLKTLGLRVRQHCHNAQVVAEYLAQHPAISRVYYPGLASHPQHELAQRQMAGMGGIVSFEVKGGYDAAKSFINALRLGMISFSLGDPETLVQHPASMTHASVPVADRLAFNITDGLIRLSTGLEDARDIIADLKQALSRVPAADAAGRG
- a CDS encoding sigma-54 interaction domain-containing protein, whose translation is MTEFSRIEEFIQSYADNIAKVLGLDVTILDEQGIRVSGTGYYSDLIGLPAPEGSFFRMILQTGQPGMIFDMKKNDSQCMNCKFLPQCRELATIGFPVHKREKTVGVIGIIGFSPEQKEKMLHHSEKWMPFLQHTSALIEHKLLELDAEREKGCNIQEEMPQAAVSPVYFAQLIGADTGLRDVIAKAKKVANSISTVLLRGESGTGKELLAKAIHSESQRARQPFVAINCAAIPETLLESELFGYEGGAFTGSRREGKPGKFELAHKGTIFLDEVGDIPLSLQPKLLRVLQEKTVDRVGGVKTLEVDVRVIAATHKDLESMVREGTFREDLYYRLNVIPLRLKPLRERREDIPLYLQHFLYRYGTILQKGRLELDAGLARRLVAYDWPGNIRQLENAVEYMVNMAEGPTIGDAELPEYLLTGEETVDAEKAGAGLEQLLADYERAILQKHLADERHSKDKAAIASELQISLSTLYRKMEKYGLEL
- a CDS encoding antibiotic biosynthesis monooxygenase family protein; amino-acid sequence: MMVEIKTIVVQEGYADAIVKGFGEPGVVEEAPGFVDLSIFVQKPRKGEEEVVVMIRWESKEAWKQWELSEPHLEGHRKAREQKRPEYIISSKSGHYELKASKHPRQPQV
- a CDS encoding stalk domain-containing protein; the encoded protein is MKWDLKSFFGGIIVGSALFSGIAIAAPNYPDVAGDTKTPFTYYFEGVPKSPNSDVQGIMYKNSVYVPIRFVAENLNKPVIYDAKTKSIFIGKLPVAKMYSKMEAVELVKKKYAASLTPTHVVEYDHDDEKGHYVIQVYQTVVNNFQSGDSYTSTYGWFVVNPNTGEVKSLL
- a CDS encoding uracil-DNA glycosylase, with the protein product MAILQNDWAPILAGEFEKPYYLKLRQILKEEYQTRTIYPDMYHIFTALHLTSYEQAKVVILGQDPYHGPGQAHGLSFSVRPGIKPPPSLVNIYKELQSDLNCTIPEHGYLSHWAKQGVMMLNAVLTVRAGNPNSHKGIGWEQFTDQIIHLLNEREKPLVFILWGRHAQEKAAFIDKTRHCIIASPHPSPFSANRGFFGSRPFSRANAFLRSQGMEEIDWQLPLHVEEE
- a CDS encoding thiamine diphosphokinase; the protein is MKPTRILLFAGGKLGDWAIRHIRPDDWLVGVDRGAMFLVRHGFAPRLSIGDFDSVTAEEMAEIERHSLHVSSCDPVMKDLTDTEMALAWAIQQKPAEIVLLGVLGSRFDHTLANVQLLHKALQAKASCRIVDERNEIRLVDSHCRIEQDHFAHVSLLPLTAEVSGITLRGFMYPLENATLRIGDTLGISNVLTEQTGTIDVATGQLLVIKSKD
- a CDS encoding 2Fe-2S iron-sulfur cluster-binding protein; this translates as MRKQLTVGSLIAGRSPVQTPAPTPVSGNMPETTGRAGSFSRLQTKPQTTIKRKQVTVKQHDQTISVEQAPCQTLLQAALAQGQPLSYKCRQGYCGKCRVLVVSGTSLLDAPTKQESEKLDQKLASGYRLACQSTFRSTILD